From the genome of Loxodonta africana isolate mLoxAfr1 chromosome 19, mLoxAfr1.hap2, whole genome shotgun sequence:
TAGTATGACACCCCTGGGGAATGGGAGAGGCCACTCGGAGAGGTCAGGGGGATGACAGAGCATGGGAGCTCCTGATCCTGGGCCCGAGCTGGGCCTGGGGGACTGGagatggtggaggtggaggtcagTGACTCAGGTCCCAGTCAGAGAACCTGCAGGCTCCTTCCCTGAAGCTTCCCCAGCCCTCACCTGGTTTGAGATGCCTGCAATGGACAGAGGCCACCCAGCTCCCCAGTGCAGGTTTCCAAACATGGCCCCCATTGCTGCCCGGCTGCTGCCCCACCTATCCCGGGGTATCTCACTCAGAGCCATGGTCCAGCCCTTCTAGCCTGGtggggggaaaccaaggctgaGGGAGAATGAAGCAAGCAGTGCCAGCTGCCTGGGCCAGCGGGAAGCTCTGATCAGTGTGGGGGTAGGGGAATTCAGTCCTCACCCACCTGGTAGGCAAGGGAACCCCCGTAGACCCTAAGGGCCCACCTGAAGTCAGGGATAGGAGGCAGCAGGCACAGGTTCGAATCCCAGCCCAGACCCTCTCCAAGGCCTTGGGCGCATGACCAAGCCCTTTGAGCCTCTGCTCCTCATCTGCGAAATGGGGAGAAAAGGGCTGTGCCTGTGCAGGCAGGAGGGTTGGATGCATTGTGCAGGCTGGCAGGCAGCAGCGCCCAGCATCCACAGGCGAAAGGTACCAGCGACCTTGTTGCCTTGTGTTGTCATGCCAGGCCTCCTCTCCCTCCATGAGTCCTCACCCCATGGGCCCACGGCTGCACATGCTATTTGACTATCCCGCCCTCCACCAGGGATGGCTTCACCGGCATGCAGTCCCTGCAGTTGCCCAGGGCCCCGCATCCGAAGGGGCATGCTTGGTTTGATGCTCTGCTGCTGCAGTCTTGAAGTTCTTGTTGATGTTTTATTAAGTGGCCTGCAGTTTTATTTTGTGTGAATTATGTAGCCAGTCCTTCCCAGAGGAACGTGGGGAGCTCACTTGCTCCTGCTCCCGACTGCCTCTTCCGAGTGGGTTCACTGGCCCTTTCTTGGGGGCATTTCGCCTCCTTCCAATCCCGTGCCTCTCACCTTGCTGTGCAGATAATGCTGCAGGGGCCCACTTTCCTTGCTGAATTGCATTGGATCAGAGACCACAAACGCGTCCTGAGCACGTGTGTGTGCCAGGCTTCAGCCCACGGGTTGGGAAGTATGGAAAAGCACCTCCTGGTGAGCACCCCAGTGGGCCAGGGCGGGGTGTCAGAGGAGGGGCACTCCTGGCAGAGGGGACTGCGTGTTGGAAACCCCGTGTCCTCACATGTGTGCTCACCTCCTGGGACtggaccctggagaaggaaaatGGATAACTTTCGGCTCTCGCCTGACCGGGTGTGTTGCCGTGGGAAGCGAAATCTTTAAATAGCCTCTTGCTTTCCACTAAAAATAGCGAAGTTCTGCTGCATGGAGCCTGGTAGCTCGGGCGCACGGCTGGCTCCTGGCCAAGGTAGGCTTGGGTGCCAGTGTGGACAGCATGTACAGGGTGTATCCCTACAGTGGGGGCTGCTGTGGGGATTCAAGCAGGCAGCAGGCCCCCAGACCCCTCAGAGGGGCAGAGACCAGGACGTGGACAGTGGGACAGAGCTGGTCGGGCCCGCTGGCTCATGACAGCAGCTGGAGGAGGGGGCGAGGAACCTGTGAGAGGCCATAGGCGTTCCTCAGGAGCCGAGTGGGTGGACTCACACCTGCCGCAGGGTTGAGGCAGGAGCTGTCCAGCAGCAGCGTGTCCCCCAGGGAGGGGTGCCAGACCTGAATGGGAGGCTGCACAGGGAAGTCCAGGGTCCAGGAAGGCTTCCCGGAAAAGGGAGTGGATCAGAGCCAAGCAGTGAGAGGATGTGAAGGGGTCAGAGGCTGTTCTGCTTCTCTGGAGTAGCCAGGTTCTCTGAGCAGGCCTCTGAAGAGTGAGATGAAAACCAGCTGAAAGCAACGGGACTGGTGGGGTTGCGTCCGGTGGCTAAGACTCTCAGACCCACCCTGCAGGGCAGACCAGGGGTGATACCCCTACTCATTTACTAAACAAGGATTGGGGTACTCCCGGTGTCCCTCACACCCCAAAGTCTCCCTGGTGAGCCGTGTCCCCAGTGGTTCCTGTCTACAATGATATCATCTTCCTCTTTGTCCTGGCCAGTTTCAGCACGGCCACCTTCACGGACCCTGGTGTCTTCCCACGAGGTAGGGCCCCGTGCTGGGGAATCTCATCTGCTCACTTTTGCCAGTGTGTGAGTGGCTGACACGGGAGATCCTTAGGGAGCCTGGGGGTCCTGTTGTATCCCCAAATCTTGCTGAGCTGAGGAAAGGTCTTAGGTGAGGCCCGGGGCTGGCTACCCAGGCGGGTCACCAACCTCTTCTCGCGGTTCCATGATTGTCATAGCACAGAGGCAGAGCGTCTCAAGGGAGCAGGAGCAGCCTGCCCTGGGCTTGTGCCCAGCCCCCACCTCCAGTGAGTGGTAGGTGAAGGGATATGGCTTGGCTATAGAGCACCCCTCCTGAATGGTGTGACTCCCAAGCCTGTTGGCCCCTCCACATTTCAGTTTCCTCAATTGTGAACTGAGTTATTAAGAGACACCCTCATGGATCGGCTGCCAGGACCAGAACTGGCACTCAGGGACAAATACCACCTTGAGTGGCAGAGCGAATATGTGGCAGACCACTGGGCAGAGGTCTCTGTGGGTCCGTGGTGGCACCAGCCTCTCTTGACAGCCACATGGGGCTGACATCGGTCTTGCAGGCCCAGCCTGCATACATGTGGTCATGCCAAATCCTTTTCTATCCCCACACCGTCCTGCATCCCCACCTTTTCTGCCTGCCCCACCCCAAGCCTGGCTCTCTGGCTTGCTGTTAACTGCAGGTGCCCGTGGCTGACACGAGCCGTGTCCCCAGCGGTTCCTGTCTACAATGGCATCATTTTCCTCTTTGTCCTGGCCAATTTCAGCATGGCCACCTTCATGGACCCTGGCGTCTTCCCGAGAGGTAGGGCCCCATGCTGGGACATCTCATCTGCTCGCCTGTGTGAATGGCCATTGTGTGAGCCACTAACACAGGAGACCCATAGGGAGCCTGGGGTGGCCTGGCAGAGATTGGGGAGGAGCTCCTCTACCAGGGAAGTTACCTTCCTGCCACGCCCCCACCCCTGGCCTGCAGCGGACGAGGACGAGGACAAGGAAGACGACTTCAGGGCTCCGCTGTACAAGAATGTGGACGTGAGGGGCATCCAGGTCCGCATGAAGTGGTGCGCCACGTGCCATTTCTACCGCCCACCCCGCTGCTCCCACTGCAGTGTCTGCGACAACTGTGTAGAGGTGACCATCTGCCACCTGCCCTGCCCAGCCCATGGCCCTTTCTTGAGTTTGTCTCCTACCCACTGCCCCCTCCTTCCCCGCCCCATGGCTGAGTTCTCTGCCCGCCAGTCTCCCTGACACACTGCTCCCAACCAGGACTTTGACCACCACTGCCCCTGGGTCAACAACTGCATTGGGCGCCGCAACTACCGCTACTTCTTCCTGTTCCTGCTGTCGCTTAGCGCACACATGGTGGGCGTTGTTGCCTTCGGCCTGGTCTATGTGCTGAACCATGCTGAGGGGCTGGGAGCTGCCCACACCACCATTACGTATCCTTGGCCCCTGCATTGTCAGCTGCAAAGGCAGCCCCGGGCCGGGGGACACCTCCACAGGGGAAGCCGAGGCTCAGAGGGGTTGGGTCAGCTGCTCTGGGGTCCCTAGCAGGGGGTTTGTCCATAGGCCCCTGCTGCATCCTGCCCTCAACGGGGCCTGCCATTTCCTCCTTATGCCGTTGGCCTTAACGAGCCAGAATGGTGGTCATGTGTGTGGCTGGTCTCTTCTTCATCCCTGTCATTGGCCTCACCGGCTTCCATGTGGTGCTGGTCACGCGGGGGCGCACCACCAACGAACAGGTGCAGACCCCAGATGAGGTCatggcaggggtgggggcagTGCCCTTGGACAGCCaagagggtgggggaggaggtaTTGGACTGCCCTTGGCTGGCTGGCCTGTGCAGTTATGGCAGGAAGTGGCTTCTGCCCTGGAGACCTTCAGCTGGGGCTGTGCCTGTCCTGTACCCCTGTACCACCCTGGCTGTGGACACTACAGCCACCAGAGATTCAGGGCCTGCAGATTCTTCAGTTTCCTGCAGGGACAGGCTGGGGTGTCCTGGGCTGGTGGCACCCCTGGGCTGATCCCGCCCACCTGCCTCCCTGCCTTTCCCCCTCTCTGCCCTGGcctggtccctgggtggccagGTTGGCTGAGGGGTCCCGTGTCTGCAGGTGACGGGGAAGTTCCGTGGGGGCGTGAACCCCTTCACCCGTGGCTGCTATGGGAACGTGGAGCATGTACTGTGCAGCCCCCTGGCACCCCGGTGAGACCCGGTGGGCAGAATGGAAAGGGGCCTCTACTGGGCGTGGGGTGGGGAACCAGGACCATTGAGCCTGGTGCATTCTGTCCTGGGTTTGTGTGCGGGCTGCTGACTTCTGCACTGCGCAGGTACATGGTAGAGCCACCCCGGCTGCCGCTCACTGTGAGCCTGAAGCCACCCTTCCTCCGGCCAGAGCTCCTGGAGCGTGGTGCACCGCTCAAGGTCAAGCTTAGTGACAACGGGCTGAAGGCCAGCCTAGGCCGCAGCAAGGTGGGGGCCCTGAGGTGGGGTAGGGGATGGGTGGAGTCAGAGCCGTGGAGTGGGAAGCAGGCAGATTGGAGGGGCCTAGGAGAGGTGggcggagtccctggatggcatacATAGTTAAGCGCTCcaatactagctgaaaggttgtcagttttaacacacccagaggtgcctcggaagataaacaggcctggcgatctgcttcctaaaggtcacagccctgaaaaccctatagagcacagttctacactgcacacatagggtcaccatgagtcgaaatcaacggcagctaacgacaataGAGGAGGTGGAAGAGTGAGGGGGTTGAGATCCTAGGAAGGAGTCCCCAGTTAAAACCGCACCGTTCATCATACCCTGCCCACCACTGATCCCACCCCTCCCAGTCAAAGGGCAGCCTGGACCAACTGGACGAGAAGCCGATGGACCTGGGGCCGCCTCTGCCCCCAAAGGTGGAGGCGGGCACTTTTAGCAGCGACCTGCAGACCTCGCGCCCGGGCAGTGCCGGTGAGGTTGGGGTGGCTTAGTGGGCGTGAGGGAGTGTGGAATGGTGACCTGTTCAACCCTAGTCTGACCACTGTCCATCTACACAGAGAGTGCCCTGTCTGCACAGAGGACCAGTCCCCCAACACCCGCTATGTACAAGTTCCGGCCTGCCTTTTCTACAGCCCCCAAGGCGCCCTTTTGTGGCCAGGGAGAACAGGTAAGGAAGCCCCTGCCCCTGTCAGGGCAAGTGGTGTGGGTGCCTGCAGGACCCCATCCAGCAGGGCTAATATGGGTAGAGGAGAGCAGGGAGGGCTGGTTCTGGCCATCCCTCAGCAGGCATTGCCAGTAGGTGGCTGCCCCCCTGCCCTACATGCCAGGATGCCTGGAATTCCTCCCTTAGTCACTCCATAAGGCCCACGGGAAGACTTCAGAAGAATTTGAAGTTTGAGAAAGAACATTTTTTCCTGAGTTCTGAGGCCTGTGCTTTCTCTGTGGAGCAGTTGGCTTCCCTGGGGATCCTAACGACCTGACCCCACATGCACCAGGGCTGCCCACTCCCTCCTCTCAGGGCCACTGGGCCAGGCATCTGGGCTTCCCCAGCTTGGCTGAGCCACATGAGCACACAGCAGCGCTGCCCAGCAGGAGGGCCAGCTCCTCTTGGGAATTGCAAGGGAGAGGGCTTTAGGCACTTTCTCTCTTGTCACCTTCTTCCTGGGATTGTCCTGGCTGCCACGGAGGATTCACGCCGGTCAGCCAAGTGTGCCGAGTCCTCGTTTGCCCGCTGTCCCCACCCCTGTTCCCTCTGGTTTTGAGGCTCCACATACTCTTGTCCCCAGGCCAGGCCTGTGTGTCCTGAATCACAGAGAGCCGAGGAGGCCCCTCCCCTGTGCGCCGTGGCTGCCATGAGTACAGGGGTCATCCTGGCTCAGCTGCAGACCCAGCCCCCGTCCTTGTGCCACAGCACCCCGGCTCTTGGGGCTGCAGCAAGTCCTTGGAGGCCCCTAGCTGGCACATGTCGGGTGTGGCCTAGAGTAGTTGTGTCTCCTCAAAGCCTAGCTCCTGGTACTGCTGTGCCATCCTGGCACAGCCACTGCAGGGCACGTGGCCTCAGGGCTTCCACCTCCCCACCTCAGCAGTCCTGGCACAGCCTCTCCCTGCTCGCCTCTGCCCTGTCCCGACTTCCTGGGGCGGGAGAGGAGGGAGTGGTCAGAATAAAGAGCATCTGGAGGCAGTCAGATGGTGCGCCTGGCACCAGGTTTAATGTCACCAGGGTTGTAGCCACCATGTAGGTCGAGGGCTTAGTAGCTGTAGGATGACCTGTCCCCCAGAGCCAGTAGGTGGCTGAGCCCTGGCCGGGCAAGATGGCAGGCCAGCAGTGGGTGGACATGTGCCCCCTCTCCCTGCAGGTCCCAGGCCCGGACTCCCTGACCCTGGGAGATGACAGCATCCACAGCCTGGACTTTGTGTCCGAGCCCAGCCTAGACCTCCCTGACTATGCACCTGGCGGCCTGCACGCGGCCTATCCCCCATCTCCTCCGCTCAGCGCCACTGATGCCTTCTCAGGAGCCTTGCGCACCCTGAGCCTCAAGGCTGCAGGCCGGCGGGGTGGGGACCACATGGCCCTGCAGCCCCTGCGTGCTGAGGGTGGGCCTCCCACGCCCCACCGAGGGCTCTTCGCCCCCCATGCACTGCCCAACCGCAATGGCAGCCTGTCCTATGACAGCCTGCTTAACCCCGGCTCGCCCGGGGGCCGCACGTGCCCAGCCCACCCCTCGGCCAGTGTGGCTGGCTACCGCTCACCCTACCTGCACCCAGGAGCAGTGGGTGAGCCACCTCGGCCCCCACCCCGCAGTTTCAGCCCTGTGCTGGGCCCCCGGCCGCGGGAGCCCTCGCCCGTGCGCTACGACAACCTGTCAAGGACCATCATGGCCTCGATCCAGGAACGCAAGGATAGGGAGGAGCGCGAGCGGCTGCTGCGCTCTCAGGCCGACTCACTCTTTGGCGACTCGGGTGTCTATGATGCACCCAGCTCCTACAGCCTGCAGCAGGCCAGCACACTGTCTGAGGGCCCCCGTGGCCCCCCCGTGCGCTACGGCTCCAGGGACGACCTAGTGTCGGGGTCCAGCTTCGGGGGCGCCCGCAACCCTGCCCTGCAGACCTCACTGTCCTCTCTGTCAAGTGCAGTGAGCCGGGCACCAGGGACATCGTCCTCCTCCCTGCAGGCTGATCTGGCTAATAGCCATGCCCCAGGGCCCCGGCCAGGCAGCGGCTCACACAGGTCACCGGCGCGCCACGGACCACCTTCCCCACCCAGCACCCCGCGGTCGCCCTCCTACACAGGTCCCAAAGCTGTCTCCTTCATCCACACAGATCTTCCGGAGCCACCACCCTCGCTGGCTGTGCAGAGGTGGGTGCGATGGGATGTGGGTGGGTTTCTTGGCACAGGGCCACAGCCCAGCCACCTGTGGCTGTCTGGTCCAGCCCTGCAAGGTAACCTCGGGAGGCCACTGCTGGCCTCTGGGTTCAGCATGAGAGCTGCTGGTACAGGGCAGGTGGGCATGCCTCATCCCAACTTGAAGGTTCCTAGTCAGCCTGTATGAGTCAGAGGGGAGAGAGTGGCCCCGCTTCAGGGACACCGCAGGCATGTCTTGAGCCCAACACACCTTTTCCCAGAGCTGACGTGGACCGTGCAGGGACAGGCCCTGGGGTGTCTTCTTGTGGAGGTGGGACGTGGCCCTCCATTGGCAGTGACCTCCAACCTCCCTGTGCTGGGTTCTTCCTGCACACGTCCAGGTGAGCCTATTCAGGCTCTCCCGGGCCCGCCCTGCTACGTCCCCGGGAGGTGGGGTGCTGGGGCATCACTgcctagcagccaagcatgccaCTTTGGATGCCAGGGCCCAGGCCCTTGGTGAAACATAGAGCCCTGGGAAACAGAGGCTTCCTGgctcacagatggggaaaccaaggttggGAGAGGGCAGGCTTGTCCCAGAGCCCCCAGTGGGTATGCTGGCCTGGCTGTCTGCAGTGTCAGGGCTGTGCCAGGTACCACGCCGGCTTCTCCCTGGCCTAGCAGTCTTGAGCATAGCCTGAGGTGGAGACTGAGGCTCCAGGGAGACCCCTGCTGAGGCTGCGCAGCCGCGAAGGGGCTGGACACGAAGCTGTGGGCAGCCTGGCCTCCCCGGCGCACACTGCAGGAGGTGGTCCCTGTGGTGGGTGTGTCAAGCAGGGAGCCTGAGAGCCCGGTGAGGGAGCCAGCAGTGGTTCTTGGGAACCCACAGCAGTCAGAACACTGTTGGTCAGCGCTGGGTGGGCAGGGGCCAGCCAGGGTCACCCCGGGGCCCCCAACTCAGGGCACCAGGACAGATTGGGCACAGGCTCACTTGGCCTCCCCATACTCTCTGTGGCCTGTGCCAGCACGGATTGCCAGGCTGCTGGGAGGGACTGAGGGGCCGGGAGGGTGACGGTGACCGTTCTGATAACATCCCAGCTGATCTTGCCAGACTTCCTCTCTGTAGGCACTGGACTGAGCTGATGTCTGTCTGTCCTGTGACAGCACAGCGTCTCCCCTGGCAGGCGCTGCCCCCCACCCATTTCTGGGTGAGATACTCGAAGCTCAGGGCAGGgactacccagggtcacacaCAGTGTGTGGTCCATGTCTGTGTCTGTTTGGTGTCCTGTTGCCTCATGTCTGCCTGTCCCTGCCATGGTCCCGTGTttactgtgtgcatgtgtgtgcgctTGTTTTGATGCAGGGACCACCCTCAGCTGAAGACCCCCCCAAGTAAGCTTAACGGGCAGTCCCTGGGTCTGGCCCGCCTGGGGCCTTCTGCCGGCCCCCCAGGGCCCTCCGCCAGCCCCGCCCGGCACACGCTCGTTAAGAAGGTGTCCGGTGTGGGTGGGACCACGTACGAGATCTCGGTGTGAGGACTGACCGCCACGTGCCCGCCACGGCGCCACAGGGACCGGGACCCCACAGCAACGGCCCACTCCCAACTTCTCTGCCCCAGGGATGAGAACGAGGCCCACGCCTGGTGTGGACACGTCAGTAGGAGAGAGAGAACCTCTACAGGCTTGTCCCTGGGCTCCCCGCCCATCCAACCACCCATCTGCTAGCCTGATCTATGGGCTGCCAGGCTGCAGGCTGTGGTCCCCCTATGGCTGCGGCTGGTGGGTGTGCGGGCCCTGCCCTGGCTCACAGCCTCCCCCCTTCACCAGGCTGGGCTCCAGTGCTGtcacccagatgtcccctgaggtTGTCACCAGGCCAGTTCCCAGCAATCTCGTGGTGCCACCCATTCCCCTTATAGACGGGTCAGAGACGGACAGAGAGCCTGAGGCCCCACTCCTGTCCTGCGGTGGCCTGCGGGCTGCTGGGTTGAGGGCCCCATGTGCCCAGGCTGCACCTACACGTTGCCTTTTGAGGACCCTGCTGGAGACTTGGAGCTTGGAAAGCCTGATACCCTGCAGGGAGTCCAGCCCCAGGCCTCAGACAGCCAGCTCCAGGATGGCTCTGGGTTCTGACgggtggacagacagacagacagacagccagcTGTGGCAGGGTTCCCGCTCTGTGTGTCCAGTCTGGCCCCTGCTGGTGGGCATGCGTCCCTGTGTCTGTGTGCTGAGCTGCTGTGCCACGTCCAGTGTGCTCCTGCCCGGCTGCCGCCACCCTGCCCACTGCCGGGAAATGCATCCATTGAAGCCTTAACCTCTGCTCTATGCCCTTGTGGGAGCTGGTGGGGGGCAGGTGGGCGCAGGCTCAGGGGGCCAATGCTGCCCCAAGGCCGCCAAGACCAGGGACCTCACCCCACCCCTCCCGCTCTCCCTGCCAAACTGGACAATTCCCGCCCCACGGCATGCCAAGCCCCAGGCCCTGGCCCTGCGGGAGCCAGGGGCACCCATTTGGAAAGCACGTGGGGAGGGGTGAGCGCTTCTCGGGCATTGGGGCCCTAGAGTAAGCACACGACGGCGTCTGCTTGCGTTGTGtctgttttatgtttttatatgtacatctatatatctataattttattaaaaaaacaaagagagtCATGTGAATGCGTTCATTGGGCAAGGCCAAGCTGTGGTGAGACACAGGGGCTCTGGCATGGTGGGGTGTCCCCAGGCCTGGGCTGGATACCAGGAGAAGTGACGGCCCACTGGCACGGGGCTGGTGTCTGGGCGAATGGTGGCCAGCTGGAGGATCTCTTGCTCCATCACCTGGCTCTGTGTTCCTGGCAGTGGCAGGACATTTGGAGAAAGACTGGGCTTCAGCTGCCTCAGGAGGGCCCCTAGGGAAGGGGACCCACAGCCTTGGGGGGATGGAATAGCAGGATAAATGGGGGCCACCTGCTGGCTCAGGGCCCTCTGGGGGGCGCTGCCATGTCTCGCAGCTGCTGCTTGTTGGAAATGGTTTCCAGCTTGTCCTCTCGCCTTTGCCTGGCAAATTTCAGGGGTGGGGTGCGGGTGTGGAGAGGAAGGGGGAGGAGACGTGGGGTGGAAGGGGCATCAGGAAGCCACAGCTTTCAGAGCTGAGGCAGCCTagatgggggctgggggctggggggctgGGATGGGAGGCTGGGAGGCAGTGGATGAACCCTGAGTTTCCCAAATGCTGGCCCAGTGTGGAAGGCCTGTGAGGCCCGGGAGAGGCCAGCCTGGGTCTTGGACCCTGGCACCGGGCAACCCTGGCCCATGCTGACTTCCGTCTTTCTGCTTCTCTCTCATGGGACACCGTGGCCTGCAGGGGGTGGATCGGCGCCTGTAGCCGTGGATGGGGGCGGCGTGGCCAGCCCAGGCTGCCCCCCGGCCTGCACCTGTGCCACCTTGGCCACCATGAGGATCGCGCCCCTCTGCGGGCTCCCTGGAGCTCGGCTGCTGGGGCGCCCCACCGTGGGGCTGTGTGCCTCCTCCACTCAGCCGCCTCCAGCCTTTTCCCCAGCCTCTCGTGGCCAGAGCGGGATGCCAAGTAGGCAGCTCCAGCCCCGGGGACAGGCCCGGTCATTACTAAGGAGGCCAGGCTGCCTCGGATCCTGTGGCAGGACTGGGTGTGGGCTGGGGGCTCCCCtctcccaccagctgcaccttacCCACTCCCAGCCGAGTGGGGCCCATGACCTGTGTCCACCCACCTCAGGAAGTCCTCACCTGCTGCCGGGGCCCAGCACCCCCATGAGGGAGGGCCTCGCAGCAGCCAAGCCCAGCACGGCTCTCCCAGGGTTTCTCGTCCTTCCTGCCCCGATGGAGCACTTCAGATGCCACTTCCTCCCCCTGGAGCCCAGGTCAcgatgggctgggctgggctgggggtcTCAGGTTGCCCTGCAGGTCACTCTGCGTCCCCCAGCCCCAGCACAGGAACAGATGCCTTAACCTCCCGGAGCTGCCAGCCCGAGAGGAGACTCTGGCACAGCCCCAACTTGGCCCCCTCACCTGCCCGCCTGTACCTCCATGGTCTCCCTGCCTGGCTCATATTCTGAAGTGTCTGAGGAGGCTCAGAGGGGTTCAGAGGGCCCTGTGGCCCACAGCCCTGCAATCCCTGGGGCTGACAGGACAGGGCAGTACCTGGAGTCAGCCTTTCTCCTACGCAGGATCCTAGGCCGGGTCTGCCAAGGCTCTGGCCCAAGGCTGGGCGCCCACTCTGGGGCAATAACTCTATTTCTCCCATTTTgggacaagcaaacaacaaagctGTTCTAAATTGTTCTAGAGAgtacccccccgcccccatttaACTCccccaaataaaaattttagtgTTTACCTTAATGGCTCTGTCCACCAACATGGTGCCCTGTCCTCTGACCCTTTGGACAGTGCCAGGAGGCTGGGGTGGATGGGGACcttgggctgggggaggggacagaAGCCTGGGAGGGCAGTGTCAAGAGGGCATGGTGGGGCCAGGGGGGTTACCTGAGGGACTTGAGGTTACTGGGTCAGCAGGATCAGGTGTTAAGACCTAACCCCTCAGGTCATGTGGAAGGGCGGGCCTCTTGGGTCATCTGTCTCCACCTCAGGCCCTCACTGCGCCACTGTTGTTTAGCGTAGACCCTCCCGCGCCCTGCATGATGCCCAGAGCCCCTCATCCCTGTCTGTCCTCGGGGACGGTCCCTGAATGGGCATATGAGGCAGGGCGGGCAGGCGGGAAGGGAGCGCACTCCGATGAAAGGGGACGGGACAGGGCACCAATGAGAGACCCTCACTGTGAGACCGACAGTGCATCTCCGAAGGAGTCAGACCTCCTGTCCCCAATTTCCATGGAAACCCACTCACATGCCTTGAGTGTCACGACTATATGTTCAGCCGCAGGCCCAGCCCTCAGGACAGACCCTGCCTCCATCCTCCTCCGGGGCTCCTGGCAGGGACGCAGTGTGGCCATGGGTAGGGGCTGGAGCGGCTACTGGGCACCCAGGGCAGCACTCGCACCCGGCTTCCTCCTCACTGGGGCCGCTGGCCGTTGGCCTCTGGCCTAGAAGGGCAGGAAGCCATCCACCTCGAGGCGCAGGAATGGGTCCAGGAGGGcccggagcttccagactgtggCGCGGCTCAGCAGGGGCGGCACCAGCCCCTCGAAAGGCTCGGGGTCTACCACGTACACGTAGGCGGTGATGCAAGCCAGCAGGGCACCCAGCAGCAGCCTCAGGGCCAGCAGCCTGTGGGTGGCGGTGGTCAGGGGGTGTGGGGTGCCCGCGAGGTGGTTGGGAGTCAGGTTCTGCTCTTGCAGTGACCTACCAGAGCTGGCCTTTGAAGGCATCGAAACAGCCCACCTGCGGCCTCGACTTCTGCTGGGAAGGGGGTCGGGTCAGAGACTGCTTTGGGGTGTGGGGCGGGGGTGTGATGCTGAGAGGAGGGGAAGGATGGGGACTCCAGTGCTGGTCAAGGCAGGGAGGTTGGGGCCAGCTGTGTTCCTCTGGCTAGGTGTCCCCCATTCCTGCCCTCTGCCACTAGAACAGCTCTGGTCACCTGGCTTTCTCGGGGGGGCCCCCTTTGGGTCTTCTCTACTTAAGTCCATTTCTCTCCTTCTAGTGAGGTCCCCCCTCACAGTGCTTCAGGGTGGGGTCAGGTCTCGAGGCTGGGAGAGGGGTACAGGATGGGGGCTTACCACTATGCAAGCCAACTGCTCTTCTTTCCTGGCCTGGGTGCGGCACTCGGCGCGCTCCCTGGGGGGACCACACAGTCAGAGCCATGCACCCC
Proteins encoded in this window:
- the ZDHHC8 gene encoding palmitoyltransferase ZDHHC8 isoform X7 translates to MPRSPGTRLKPAKYIPVATAAALLVGSSTLFFVFTCPWLTRAVSPAVPVYNGIIFLFVLANFSMATFMDPGVFPRADEDEDKEDDFRAPLYKNVDVRGIQVRMKWCATCHFYRPPRCSHCSVCDNCVEDFDHHCPWVNNCIGRRNYRYFFLFLLSLSAHMVGVVAFGLVYVLNHAEGLGAAHTTITMVVMCVAGLFFIPVIGLTGFHVVLVTRGRTTNEQVTGKFRGGVNPFTRGCYGNVEHVLCSPLAPRYMVEPPRLPLTVSLKPPFLRPELLERGAPLKVKLSDNGLKASLGRSKSKGSLDQLDEKPMDLGPPLPPKVEAGTFSSDLQTSRPGSAESALSAQRTSPPTPAMYKFRPAFSTAPKAPFCGQGEQVPGPDSLTLGDDSIHSLDFVSEPSLDLPDYAPGGLHAAYPPSPPLSATDAFSGALRTLSLKAAGRRGGDHMALQPLRAEGGPPTPHRGLFAPHALPNRNGSLSYDSLLNPGSPGGRTCPAHPSASVAGYRSPYLHPGAVGEPPRPPPRSFSPVLGPRPREPSPVRYDNLSRTIMASIQERKDREERERLLRSQADSLFGDSGVYDAPSSYSLQQASTLSEGPRGPPVRYGSRDDLVSGSSFGGARNPALQTSLSSLSSAVSRAPGTSSSSLQADLANSHAPGPRPGSGSHRSPARHGPPSPPSTPRSPSYTGPKAVSFIHTDLPEPPPSLAVQRGWIGACSRGWGRRGQPRLPPGLHLCHLGHHEDRAPLRAPWSSAAGAPHRGAVCLLHSAASSLFPSLSWPERDAK
- the ZDHHC8 gene encoding palmitoyltransferase ZDHHC8 isoform X5 yields the protein MPRSPGTRLKPAKYIPVATAAALLVGSSTLFFVFTCPWLTRAVSPAVPVYNGIIFLFVLANFSMATFMDPGVFPRADEDEDKEDDFRAPLYKNVDVRGIQVTGKFRGGVNPFTRGCYGNVEHVLCSPLAPRYMVEPPRLPLTVSLKPPFLRPELLERGAPLKVKLSDNGLKASLGRSKSKGSLDQLDEKPMDLGPPLPPKVEAGTFSSDLQTSRPGSAESALSAQRTSPPTPAMYKFRPAFSTAPKAPFCGQGEQVPGPDSLTLGDDSIHSLDFVSEPSLDLPDYAPGGLHAAYPPSPPLSATDAFSGALRTLSLKAAGRRGGDHMALQPLRAEGGPPTPHRGLFAPHALPNRNGSLSYDSLLNPGSPGGRTCPAHPSASVAGYRSPYLHPGAVGEPPRPPPRSFSPVLGPRPREPSPVRYDNLSRTIMASIQERKDREERERLLRSQADSLFGDSGVYDAPSSYSLQQASTLSEGPRGPPVRYGSRDDLVSGSSFGGARNPALQTSLSSLSSAVSRAPGTSSSSLQADLANSHAPGPRPGSGSHRSPARHGPPSPPSTPRSPSYTGPKAVSFIHTDLPEPPPSLAVQRADVDRAGTGPGVSSCGGGTWPSIGSDLQPPCAGFFLHTSRDHPQLKTPPSKLNGQSLGLARLGPSAGPPGPSASPARHTLVKKVSGVGGTTYEISV
- the ZDHHC8 gene encoding palmitoyltransferase ZDHHC8 isoform X1; the encoded protein is MPRSPGTRLKPAKYIPVATAAALLVGSSTLFFVFTCPWLTRAVSPAVPVYNGIIFLFVLANFSMATFMDPGVFPRADEDEDKEDDFRAPLYKNVDVRGIQVRMKWCATCHFYRPPRCSHCSVCDNCVEDFDHHCPWVNNCIGRRNYRYFFLFLLSLSAHMVGVVAFGLVYVLNHAEGLGAAHTTITMVVMCVAGLFFIPVIGLTGFHVVLVTRGRTTNEQVTGKFRGGVNPFTRGCYGNVEHVLCSPLAPRYMVEPPRLPLTVSLKPPFLRPELLERGAPLKVKLSDNGLKASLGRSKSKGSLDQLDEKPMDLGPPLPPKVEAGTFSSDLQTSRPGSAESALSAQRTSPPTPAMYKFRPAFSTAPKAPFCGQGEQVPGPDSLTLGDDSIHSLDFVSEPSLDLPDYAPGGLHAAYPPSPPLSATDAFSGALRTLSLKAAGRRGGDHMALQPLRAEGGPPTPHRGLFAPHALPNRNGSLSYDSLLNPGSPGGRTCPAHPSASVAGYRSPYLHPGAVGEPPRPPPRSFSPVLGPRPREPSPVRYDNLSRTIMASIQERKDREERERLLRSQADSLFGDSGVYDAPSSYSLQQASTLSEGPRGPPVRYGSRDDLVSGSSFGGARNPALQTSLSSLSSAVSRAPGTSSSSLQADLANSHAPGPRPGSGSHRSPARHGPPSPPSTPRSPSYTGPKAVSFIHTDLPEPPPSLAVQRADVDRAGTGPGVSSCGGGTWPSIGSDLQPPCAGFFLHTSRDHPQLKTPPSKLNGQSLGLARLGPSAGPPGPSASPARHTLVKKVSGVGGTTYEISV